The genome window AGATGTTTATTCTTCTTAGTCCAATTAATAATATCTGTCATTGTTTCTTTAAAAGGACGAATAGTATATCCAAGTTCTTTTTGAGCTTTATCACTTTTTAAATCAGCATTAGAAAAAAGAATTTCTAAAGATTCATTAGTTAAAATAGGAATAAGATTTAATGGTTTGTAGAAAGGTGATAAGAAAAAAGAACCTATATAACAGAGCAATTCTGGGGAAGAAATATAAAAATGTTTTCTGTTCAGAATTTCGTCTATAACTCTCTTTTTTTCTTGAATACTTAATAAATGCCCAGAAAGAATATAGCGTTCACCTATTTTACCTTTTTTACCAGCGAGAATAATTCCGTTAACAACATCTCTAACATCTACAAAATTATAAGCTCCAGCCATCCCTATAAAAAGACCATTAATCATAAAATTATAAACAAGACCTAATTGAGAAGGCATATAATCATAAGGTCCAATAACTCCGGCTGGTTGCACAATAACGGCTGGTAAATTATCATTTTTGACCATATCTAGGATAGCTAAAGTTGCAGCAGCTTTTGTTTTGCCATATTTTCCAATAGCATTTTTGATGCAAATAGGTA of Spirochaetota bacterium contains these proteins:
- a CDS encoding NAD-dependent epimerase/dehydratase family protein — translated: MVIVTGATGHIGNVLVRELLKQGEQVRVLIRPGSTELPLDGLNVEKVYGDIRNIEDLRKAFLDMEVVYHLAAIISIFPGIDPELATVNIEGTKNVGKVCVELKIPKLVYTSSVHAISDHPHGSEITEEVPICIKNAIGKYGKTKAAATLAILDMVKNDNLPAVIVQPAGVIGPYDYMPSQLGLVYNFMINGLFIGMAGAYNFVDVRDVVNGIILAGKKGKIGERYILSGHLLSIQEKKRVIDEILNRKHFYISSPELLCYIGSFFLSPFYKPLNLIPILTNESLEILFSNADLKSDKAQKELGYTIRPFKETMTDIINWTKKNKHLWKKTKHQI